Below is a genomic region from Pontibacter deserti.
TTCAGCAGTTTTTGGTAACCAGTGTTATACCTGAACCGGAACGGCAGCAGCATAAGCGCCATGAACAGCATGTTTGTGTACAGCACAGCTGACAGGTCGAAGCGCAGGCTGGCCAGCAACAAGTAAGTAAAGTCAGCTATACTTGTGGCTTCAAACAATGCCCTGTTAAAAACAAAGAACAAAATTCTGGCTATCGTATAAAGCAGCATCGATAAACCGAGGTATATCGCAAGTGCTATATGCACATTCCGCCAGCTCTTTTTTATACTTGTTAACATTTAAATAGCAGATAGTGGGGTAGCGGCCTTTGTAAGACTATACACTACCGGAATAACTTGCAAAATTAGCCTATTTACACGAATAATGTGGAAGGTAAAAAGATAAAGTGCAGCCAGCAGGCTTAAGTCGTGGACCTTATGAAACAAATGTTTTACCTTTGCTGAAAATCGCTGGCAAACTGTCAGGTGCTAAACTTTTGGTAAGGTAGTTGTGTAGTATAAATGCACAGTTGCTATACTTTACAGCCTTACGTTAGCCAGGCTAATAACTTAGAAATAAATGATCAAGTTCATAATTATCACCATTCTCGTTATCCTGTTTATCAGATTGGTAGCGCCGGTACTGTTCCGTATTCTGTTAGGGATGTTCATTAAAAAGAGCATGCGTAACGGTACGTTTTTTACCAACATGCACCAGCAGCAGCGCCCGCAGCCAAACAGTAACAGCAATGGCAGAGCAAAAGGGGATATCAAAATAGACTATATACCGAATCAGCCGGATCGTAGAGATTTTAACGGTGGTGAGTATGTAGATTATGAAGAAGTAAAATAAGCCTTAAGTTATACTTGTAATTGTTTTCGCAGGCACGATACTTGTGAGCTGCTTTTTCTCTGAAATAATAGTTTATACTTAATTAAAAGCAGTTTATGCGGAAACATCTCTACCTCTATTTCTTTGCTGTTTTAATGGCAGGAGCTGTAGCAAGTTGTACAGCGCCACGTTCTGTTATCCATTCGGGTAAGGTTACGCCAAAAGGCCAGTTTAAAGCCGGATTTAACATAGGCGGTAACATTGCCAGCGAACCAATTGCTCAACTCGACGACATTACCGAAGCCGCTGTAGATGCTATTGCCAACGACGAAGAAGTAGAATACAGCGAACAAATTGATGTAGCCTCTAAAGCGCTGGTGGCTTATTCCCTGGACCCCGTAGGTACTACGTTCGATTTTTACCTGCGCTATGGCTTGGCCGAGCGTGTAGATGTTGGGTATAAATATGCCACTGGTGTGCACGTCTTCGATGCCATGTACCAGTTTATGGGCCCAACCGGCACCCCCGAGAACCCTGGCGTAGGCGATTGGTATGGCAGTGTAGGCTTACAGTACTCAGGGCAAAGCTCAGATATTTTCGATAAACTATACATAAACAAGCTGATTCCGATTTTCGAATTTTCAGCCACGCGCCGCGACATAGTTATTCCGTTGGTGTTCAGTAAATCGTTTGGCCCGGAAGAAGAGATCGGTAACATTTCGTTTGGCCCGGTTTATAACCACACATTTATAAAGTATGGCTTTGAGCCAAGCCGCATTGTAAAAGATGTTGGTGGCGAAAAGGTACCCGTAGAAGGTGTGTATGCGAAGAAGAATTTCCCATCGTTTGGCTTTTTCGTGAATGGTAAGATAGGCTTTAAATATGTGTATGTGCTGCCATCGCTAACCATGTATTACCAGAACTATGGTACTTACGATTTCCTGGAAGGTAAGCAATTTGAGTTCTCAGGTATAACTGTTATTCCATCTATTGGCTTGCAGGCAAACTTTGGCAGCGGCCGTGGTGGCAGATCGAGGTAAACTATAAACTACCAACTATAAAAAGCGGCAGAAGCAGGTATAAATGCTTCTGCCGCTTTTGTTTTTATACTTCAGTTAGATGTTTTAAAGGCTGCATCTGCACAACTTCATAATGCAGAAATAAAATAAATGTCATATCTTTCAAGCTCTATATTGACGCATCTAAACAGATATGACAGCTTCTATTAACTTTAAGCGCGATGTATTACCTCACCTGATCGCGGTTCTTGTTTTCTTATTACTTACAGTAGTGTATTTTGCCCCGGTCGTGTTCGAAGACAAAGGCATGGCACAGCACGATATCCTGCAGTTCAGGGGCGGTGCCCAGGAAATAATGCAGCACCGCGAAAAGACCGGCGAGGAAGCCCTCTGGACAAACTCGATGTTCGGTGGAATGCCTTCTTACCTGATCAATACCCGTTATCCCGGCGATCTTTCAGGCGTGATTCATACAGTGCTTTCGCTTAACCTGCCGGCTATGGCGGGTAACATATTTGTAACGCTGCTTTGCGGATACATACTTTTAGTTGTGCTGGGCATGAACTCGTGGCTGGCTATAGTTGGTGCCATTGCGTTTGGCTTCACGTCTTATAATATCATCATCCTGGAGGCAGGCCATAATACCAAATCCCTGACTATAGCTTACATACCAATGGTTTTGGCCGGATTATTCTATGCCTTGCGTAAGAATCTGTGGTTGGGAGCCGCGCTGTTTGCATTGGGCCTAACACTGAACCTGCACTTCAACCATCTGCAGATGACCTATTATATGTTGTTACTGGTGATTGTTTTTGCAGTAGTAGAGATCATTTATGCAGTTAAGAACGGAACTATAGTTGAGTTGCTGAAGCGTGGTTCGGTGCTGTTGCTGGCCGCTGTACTGGCTGTAGGCGTAAACTTTGGCCGACTAGCTACCACAGCCGAATACAGCAAGTATAGCATCCGGGGTAAATCAGAATTAACTGTACCAAACAGCGGCGACAAAACCAGCAGCGGCCTTGACAGAGAATATGCCTTTAACTGGAGCTATGGTGTTTCTGAAACTATGACACTGCTTATACCTGATTTTTACGGTGGCAGCAGCTCTAATAAAAGTTTAGATAAAGATTCCGAGACATTCAAAGCCTTTTTGGGTATGGGTGCGCAGCCGGTGCAGGCCGAGCAGATTATGGGCCAGGGTATACCAACTTACTGGGGCGATCAGCCACTTGTTAGCGGGCCTGTTTATGTAGGTGCAATTATCTGCTTCCTATTTGTGCTGGGCCTGTTTATAGTTGACCGCCGCTGGACAAGCTGGCTTGTTGCTGGAACTATACTTTCGCTGATGCTGGCCTGGGGACATAACTTCTCTGCGTTCAACTATTTTATGTTCGATTACTTTCCGGCTTACAATAAGTTCAGGGCGGTTTCGTCGGCGTTGGTGATTGCGCAGATAACCATCCCGTTGCTGGCGATGCTGGCCCTTTGGAGACTTTTCCGCGACCGCGATACCATTAAAGAACTGGATAGAAAACTACTGATGGCTGGCGGCATTACCGGCGGTATCTGTTTACTGGTTTGGTTGCTGGGCGGTATGGCCAGTTTCTCATCGCCGGTTGATGCACAACTGCTGCAGGCACAGTTTCCGGTTGATGCTATTCGTGCTGACAGAGAAAGTATGATGAAGTCTGACGCGTTCCGCTCGCTTGTATTTATACTTCTGGCGCTGGCAATTTTATACTTCTATGTTAAAAACAAATTGTCTGCAACTATAGCCATTGCGGGTGTAGGTGTGTTAGTGCTGGTCGACCTTTGGACAGTTGATAAGCGTTACCTCGAAAGCGATGATTTTAAGCCACAGGTAATTACAAACTATTTTAAACCAACACCGGCCGATAAACTGATTCTGGAAGATAAGAATCCGGAGAGAGGTTTAAGTTATCGTGTGATCGATATGACCAATCCGTTTAACAGCGCACGAGCATCATACTTCCATAAAAATGTAGGTGGTTACCACGGAGCAAAGCTGCGCCGTTACCAGGATGTAATTGACCGTCATATTTCACAAAATAACCTGGAAGTGCTGCGTATGCTGAACACCCGCTATGCTATTACCGGTGACGAAAGACAGCCTGTGCAGCGTGTGCCGGGAGCTCTTGGCAATGCCTGGTTTATTCAGGAAATTCAGAAAGTAAGCACACCGGATGCCGAACTGGAAGCTTTAACAGGTTTTGATGCCGGAACAACTGCTGTAGTGGATGTAACTAAGTTCCCAGTACAGGAGCAGAAGTATACTGCAGCCAATGCAACTATAAAGCTTACCACTTACGAGCCTGATTATCTGAAATATGAATACCAGACAGCGAATGCAGGTTTTGTGGTATTCTCTGAAATATATTATGAAGCAGGCTGGCAGGCTTATTTAGATGGCAAACCGGTAGACCACTTACGTGCAAACTATATTCTGCGTGCCATGCAGGTTCCGGCAGGTAAACATACCATCGAGTTCCGCTTCGAGCCAAAGACTTATACTATTGGTAACACTGTTTCGCTAGTTTCTTCTATTATCCTGTTACTGGTAATTGCAGGTGCCATTGCCTATGGTTTCAAGAAGAAGGAAAGAGAGGAAGCAATAGCAGTTTAATTCAGACGCTGTCATCTCAAACAGAGTGAGAGATCTGTCTTAAATTCTGAATAGGTTTCTCCTTGTGTCGAAATGACATTTGAGAATATTAAAACTATAAAAGCCCCGACTATAAAAAAGCCGGGGCTTTTGCGTACTTATACTTTATGCAGGCACCCTTACAGCAGCTACAACATCCGCTTTTGCAGGAGCACGAACTTACACTTTGGGTGAAGCGCGAAGACCTGCTGCATCCGCATATTTCGGGTAATAAGTGGCGAAAGCTGAAGTATAACCTGCAGGAAGCAAAGGCACAGGTCAAAGAAACTATACTTACGTTCGGGGGAGCTTACTCTAACCACATTGCAGCCACAGCCGCCGCAGGTGCAGAGTTTGGTTTTAAAACCATAGGCATTATTCGGGGCGAAGAGCATTTGCCCCTGAACCCTACGTTGCAATTTGCCACACAACAAGGAATGGAGCTGCAGTACATTTCCCGCGAAGCTTACCGCCAAAAGAACGAACCTGCATTTTTAACTGAACTGGCCACCAAGTATAACCAGCCTTACATTGTTCCGGAAGGTGGTACCAACCAACTGGCCGTAAAAGGCTGCACCGAAATTATAGAGGATATACCTATAGATTTTGATGTGATCTGCTGCGCAAGCGGTACGGGCGGAACTATAGCCGGCATTATTGCAGGCTTGGCAGGAGAGAGGCAGGTGTTGGGCTTTCCGGCCCTAAAAGGTGGCGCATTTCTGAAAGAAGAGATTGAGCAACTGGTTTATACTTATAGCGGGCAGCATTATCAAAACTGGCAACTCATTACCGATTATCATTTTGGTGGTTATGCTAAAATTAAGCCGGAATTGTTAGAGTTTATCCGGGAGTTTCAGGAGCAGCACCAGATTCCGCTGGAGCCGGTGTATACCGGTAAAATGTTTTATGGTATATTCGATCTGATCTCAAAAGGTTACTTCCCGAAAGGCACACGCATTGTAGCCGTGCATACAGGTGGTTTGCAGGGCAACGCCGGTTTCGCGGAGCGGTTAGGAATTAAAGTATAGCCATTACCAGAAACAGTTTTTGTAACTATAAGTATACTTGCAGAGTTTTTATCCTGAAAGATAATCTTCTCAAAAGTGAATCATCCCCCTGCCCCCTTCAAAGGGGGACACTCACAGTGCGTAATTCTAAAACTATAGTTTTACGTTATCTGAAAAAGTCCCCCTTTGAAGGGGGCAGGGGGATGACAACATCAGGAGACTTTTGTAACAAAACTTAACCTAAGCACCAATGCCCTTACTCCGACTTCTGATTCGACTGCTCCCCTGGGTACTTGTGATCGTGGCTAGTGTGTTTATCTGGCGCAGCTTTAAAGATCTTTTTAAAGACGAAGAAGAGCCTGCTATTTCGGTGACCTATAATACGATACTTACGTCGGTAGAAGAGCTGGGCAAAATGGAGCTGGTGCGCTATAATTTTAAGGATGTGGTGGAGTATGAAAAGGAGGTGTCGCGGTATATACCTAACTCTAAAGTAGTACTGATTGTGGCCGGCGAAGCAGTAGGCTGCGTGGATTTTACCAAACTGGAGCCCGGCGATATTGTATTTGAAGGCGACTCTATCGTTCAGATTGCCTTACCCGAGCCCGAGCTTTGCTACTATAAAGTAGACCATAGTCAATCCAAAGTTTTCAGTAAAGAGAACACGTATTTCCAGGATGCTGAACTGGTGGAAGAAAGCTACAAATATGCTGAGCAAAACGTAAAAAGAGCCGCCCTTAACTCCGGTATACTTCGCCAGACGCAGGTAAACGCCGAAAAAATTCTGAAACCGATGCTGGAAGAAATTACGGGTAAGCGCGTGGTGCTTATACCGCAACGCCGCATCCAGAACCCGGAAATGCCCCGCAAACTATAGCTAAGTTAAAATGCTTAGGGCAGTTGAGTTTGTGTGGGCTTAGTAGATGTAAATTGTAGCCGATAAAAGGGGCTATTTCTTCTTTCTTCTGTCGTCGTAGAACCTGACAGGCAAAGTAAACCGCACAGGTACTTTCTTTCCATCCTGTATGCTAGGATAAAACTCCAGGAGTTTAACTACTCTGAGTGCTTCCTTGTCTGCTTCCTCCGAAAGGCCTTTCACTATATTTGGTTCGGTTACAGTACCGGTTGTATCAATAACAAAAGAAGTGACCACTAGTCCATTTATACTTTCTTCAAAAGGATACTGTAAATTCTTTTGTATGAAGTCAAGCATGCCCTGTTCACCTCCATGTTTGTACACAGGATGAGTTGCCTGTATTATACCAAATAACTGTTCAGACTGGGCTTTATCATGGCTGCGGTTACTATTGGTGTTATCAACCGCTTGAGCCTGCAAATCTCTGCTAAAAGCACTAAACCCGAGTGCTAACAGCAAACTGGCAGCAACACGGTTGAAGTTAAAAAACTTTGGGCTTATAGTGTCAGACAGTTGAGACGGAAGAAAACACCCGCATACTTGCCCTTCTTTTTCCAGTGCCTGATGCAGTTCATTCATACCCTTGCTCGTGAAATCAATTACTGTTTTATCACAAGCTGAGCAGTACCTGCCACTAGAGCAAGGTCGCATGGCACCCCAATCTTTATCACATGCAAAAGAAAGGCTGATGTTTTCTATTGGCGTTTTCTTATTCATCGGCAAACAGGTTTAACTTTCTGTCTACGGCCGATGAGCAGGTAAAGTATAGTGCCAAGTATAGGTATAAATGCAACAACTATCAACCAGATCACTTTGGTAACGCTGTCTGCGAAATTGCTTCTGTTAAGGTCAATAATTGCCCAAAGCCATAAACCTACCGGTATCCCTAAAATAAGTAGTATAAGTAACATTTCTATTAGGCCAATACCGCCAATGAAAAGTAAAGTTGTTTCTAGCATGGGGTTGGGTTTAAAGACTTTATTTTAAGCTGAAGCGAAAAGGGAAGCTAAAGTCTGCAGATATGTTTTTCCCTTCATTCATAGCTGGGATCCACTTTTTCTTTGGTAATAACTTGGCGACTCTGATTGCTTCTTCATCTAAGAGTGGATGTGCAGATTTAGATATCCGTACATCTTTAAGATTTCCCTTCTCATCAATAGTGGCCGATACCATAACCAATCCCTGTATATTGTTTTGTTTAGCTTGTTCAGGATAAATAATATTTTTTGTCAAGAACTTAGTAAACTCTGCATCACCACCTGGAAATTCAGGATTTTTATCTATTTCCTTAATGCCGTGTTTTTCAAACTTTTCCTTTTTAGTTAAAGTAGCTAAATATTCACGATGAATAACATGTTGCAGTTGTTTGCCTGTTGTAACATCGTAGTCATAAGTTTCAGCAACTATATTGTTTACCCAAATCATCTTTCGAGTTAGCGCACCGGAATCATTATAATATTTAAACTCTCCATCTCTTATTTCAGGTTTCAATGATGAAAAGTAACCACGCATCTGTACATTTCCTTTAGGGTAATAATCAGTGACTTCATATTTCGCAATCGATGGAGTATTGGGTTTTATTACCCTATAGAAGTGTCTTGATTCTACAATAGTAGTTTCTTACCATTTTTTGTCATACCATAAAGTGTCTGCATCTTGAGCATTTACATTAGCATGAAAACAAGACATTAGGCAAAAGATAAGGGCATATTGTAATAGTGCTTTCATATATAGATAGTAGAGATGAATAAGCTAATGTATAAATTATTATCGAGTAAGTTCATCATTGCATTATTCCTTCTCCAAACTCTTAATAGCATCCTGCACAAGGTCATTTTCATAACCTTTGCTGAGTAAGTAGTAGTTGAGTTTCTGGCGGCGGGTAAAGGGGTTCTTTTCTTTTTCGGTGGAGTTCTTTTTCTCCAATAGGTGCAGCAGGTTCTGTTCATATACTTCCGGGTCAATCTCTTTCATGCCTTGCTTAATGCAGTAATCAGAGATACCTTTTGCTTTCAAGCCCTGCATAATTTTGCGACGGCCCCAGCGTTTCAGGCTATACTTACCGCGCACATATGCCTGGGCATAGCGCTCCTCATCAATCATCTTTTCCTGGCTCAGCCTCACAATCAGTTCTTCCACATCATCATGCTCCAGGCCATAACTATAGAGTTTGTCACGCACCTCCTGTTGGGTGCGGTCCTGGTAGGCACAGTAGGCGGCAGCTTTAATGAGCGCCTCTTTCGGGGTATAGGTTTTCTGTTTTTTCTTCTCCAAACTACAGATGCGTTTTCTTACATATAAACATACTCTAGAGTTAGAAAGTTAAAAAGTTTAGAAGTTAGAAAGTTAACGGAGTTAAAGAGTTTAGGTGTTTGTGAATCCTGTTTATCCTATAATCCTGTAAATCTAGATTCTGACAATTCAACAATCAACAACTTACAATCACCAATCAAAGCGTACCTTTACAGCGGTAAACTATAACGTGCCT
It encodes:
- a CDS encoding energy transducer TonB → MKPEIRDGEFKYYNDSGALTRKMIWVNNIVAETYDYDVTTGKQLQHVIHREYLATLTKKEKFEKHGIKEIDKNPEFPGGDAEFTKFLTKNIIYPEQAKQNNIQGLVMVSATIDEKGNLKDVRISKSAHPLLDEEAIRVAKLLPKKKWIPAMNEGKNISADFSFPFRFSLK
- a CDS encoding 1-aminocyclopropane-1-carboxylate deaminase/D-cysteine desulfhydrase, whose protein sequence is MQAPLQQLQHPLLQEHELTLWVKREDLLHPHISGNKWRKLKYNLQEAKAQVKETILTFGGAYSNHIAATAAAGAEFGFKTIGIIRGEEHLPLNPTLQFATQQGMELQYISREAYRQKNEPAFLTELATKYNQPYIVPEGGTNQLAVKGCTEIIEDIPIDFDVICCASGTGGTIAGIIAGLAGERQVLGFPALKGGAFLKEEIEQLVYTYSGQHYQNWQLITDYHFGGYAKIKPELLEFIREFQEQHQIPLEPVYTGKMFYGIFDLISKGYFPKGTRIVAVHTGGLQGNAGFAERLGIKV
- a CDS encoding regulatory protein RecX, whose amino-acid sequence is MEKKKQKTYTPKEALIKAAAYCAYQDRTQQEVRDKLYSYGLEHDDVEELIVRLSQEKMIDEERYAQAYVRGKYSLKRWGRRKIMQGLKAKGISDYCIKQGMKEIDPEVYEQNLLHLLEKKNSTEKEKNPFTRRQKLNYYLLSKGYENDLVQDAIKSLEKE
- a CDS encoding DUF4230 domain-containing protein produces the protein MPLLRLLIRLLPWVLVIVASVFIWRSFKDLFKDEEEPAISVTYNTILTSVEELGKMELVRYNFKDVVEYEKEVSRYIPNSKVVLIVAGEAVGCVDFTKLEPGDIVFEGDSIVQIALPEPELCYYKVDHSQSKVFSKENTYFQDAELVEESYKYAEQNVKRAALNSGILRQTQVNAEKILKPMLEEITGKRVVLIPQRRIQNPEMPRKL
- a CDS encoding YfhO family protein, with amino-acid sequence MTASINFKRDVLPHLIAVLVFLLLTVVYFAPVVFEDKGMAQHDILQFRGGAQEIMQHREKTGEEALWTNSMFGGMPSYLINTRYPGDLSGVIHTVLSLNLPAMAGNIFVTLLCGYILLVVLGMNSWLAIVGAIAFGFTSYNIIILEAGHNTKSLTIAYIPMVLAGLFYALRKNLWLGAALFALGLTLNLHFNHLQMTYYMLLLVIVFAVVEIIYAVKNGTIVELLKRGSVLLLAAVLAVGVNFGRLATTAEYSKYSIRGKSELTVPNSGDKTSSGLDREYAFNWSYGVSETMTLLIPDFYGGSSSNKSLDKDSETFKAFLGMGAQPVQAEQIMGQGIPTYWGDQPLVSGPVYVGAIICFLFVLGLFIVDRRWTSWLVAGTILSLMLAWGHNFSAFNYFMFDYFPAYNKFRAVSSALVIAQITIPLLAMLALWRLFRDRDTIKELDRKLLMAGGITGGICLLVWLLGGMASFSSPVDAQLLQAQFPVDAIRADRESMMKSDAFRSLVFILLALAILYFYVKNKLSATIAIAGVGVLVLVDLWTVDKRYLESDDFKPQVITNYFKPTPADKLILEDKNPERGLSYRVIDMTNPFNSARASYFHKNVGGYHGAKLRRYQDVIDRHISQNNLEVLRMLNTRYAITGDERQPVQRVPGALGNAWFIQEIQKVSTPDAELEALTGFDAGTTAVVDVTKFPVQEQKYTAANATIKLTTYEPDYLKYEYQTANAGFVVFSEIYYEAGWQAYLDGKPVDHLRANYILRAMQVPAGKHTIEFRFEPKTYTIGNTVSLVSSIILLLVIAGAIAYGFKKKEREEAIAV
- a CDS encoding PLD nuclease N-terminal domain-containing protein, whose translation is MLETTLLFIGGIGLIEMLLILLILGIPVGLWLWAIIDLNRSNFADSVTKVIWLIVVAFIPILGTILYLLIGRRQKVKPVCR
- a CDS encoding DUF4834 family protein, which gives rise to MIKFIIITILVILFIRLVAPVLFRILLGMFIKKSMRNGTFFTNMHQQQRPQPNSNSNGRAKGDIKIDYIPNQPDRRDFNGGEYVDYEEVK
- a CDS encoding energy transducer TonB, with the protein product MNKKTPIENISLSFACDKDWGAMRPCSSGRYCSACDKTVIDFTSKGMNELHQALEKEGQVCGCFLPSQLSDTISPKFFNFNRVAASLLLALGFSAFSRDLQAQAVDNTNSNRSHDKAQSEQLFGIIQATHPVYKHGGEQGMLDFIQKNLQYPFEESINGLVVTSFVIDTTGTVTEPNIVKGLSEEADKEALRVVKLLEFYPSIQDGKKVPVRFTLPVRFYDDRRKKK